A window of Bradyrhizobium sp. AZCC 1610 contains these coding sequences:
- a CDS encoding OmpA family protein — MHGLFRWSGKWWPGIIPLVMFWAIAAWTSTEPLEADLVQRSTAALKDTILDKRRISVAGRDVTLAADAFSEDGRQGAVASVETVPGVRLVNDETRLVPEAKPFVWSAERDVLRVTLSGSSPLPASRGRLMEAARANLGGVEVVDRMNLSRGAPPRFDNAVLLLLDQVGKLKDGKITLSDTKVSLSGMTRELGGREAIAAALKNLPEGFSVAANEVKAPPYIFQAYKDPVAVTLTLTGNAPDDNVHAALAAAAGRKFFSEKVVDNLKESIGAPSGFANAAVSALGALSRLSTGTLVVSDREVKLSGDALYETAAVQIRAGLGKDFPQGWQFKPEISVKPPAAPVDATVCQQLFSELLGKARIRFEPGKADIVADSAGLLDRLIETALRCPTANIEISGHTDTDGDEAANQELSEKRAQAVADHLVKAGLPANRFSAVGYGSTQPIAGNDNDKGKAQNRRIDFVVK, encoded by the coding sequence ATGCACGGACTTTTCAGGTGGAGTGGCAAATGGTGGCCGGGCATCATTCCTTTGGTCATGTTTTGGGCTATCGCGGCCTGGACGAGCACCGAACCGCTTGAAGCCGACCTGGTGCAGCGTTCGACCGCCGCACTCAAGGACACCATCCTCGACAAAAGGCGAATCTCGGTCGCGGGCCGCGACGTGACGCTTGCGGCGGATGCTTTCTCGGAAGACGGCCGGCAGGGTGCGGTGGCGTCGGTGGAAACGGTGCCGGGCGTGCGGTTGGTTAACGATGAAACCCGGCTCGTTCCCGAAGCCAAGCCGTTTGTCTGGTCGGCCGAACGCGACGTCCTTCGGGTGACGCTGTCGGGCAGTTCGCCCCTGCCGGCGAGCAGGGGCCGGTTGATGGAGGCGGCCCGCGCCAACCTCGGCGGCGTCGAAGTGGTCGACCGGATGAATCTGTCGCGCGGGGCGCCGCCGCGTTTCGACAATGCCGTGCTGTTGCTGCTCGACCAGGTCGGCAAGCTGAAGGACGGCAAGATCACGCTGTCGGACACCAAGGTCAGCCTGTCGGGCATGACGCGCGAACTCGGCGGCCGGGAAGCCATCGCCGCCGCGCTGAAAAACCTGCCCGAGGGCTTTTCGGTCGCAGCCAACGAGGTCAAGGCGCCGCCCTACATCTTCCAGGCCTACAAGGATCCGGTTGCGGTGACGCTGACGCTGACCGGCAACGCGCCCGACGACAACGTCCACGCCGCGCTGGCGGCGGCGGCGGGACGCAAGTTCTTCAGCGAAAAGGTCGTCGACAACCTCAAGGAGAGCATCGGCGCGCCCTCAGGCTTTGCCAACGCGGCGGTATCAGCGCTCGGCGCGCTGTCGCGGCTGTCGACCGGCACGCTGGTCGTGTCGGACCGCGAGGTCAAGCTGTCAGGCGATGCGCTCTATGAAACCGCCGCCGTTCAGATCCGCGCCGGCCTCGGCAAGGACTTTCCGCAGGGCTGGCAGTTCAAGCCGGAAATCTCGGTCAAGCCGCCCGCGGCGCCGGTGGATGCAACCGTCTGCCAGCAATTATTCTCCGAGTTGCTCGGCAAGGCCCGGATCCGCTTCGAGCCCGGCAAGGCCGACATTGTTGCGGATTCCGCCGGCCTGCTCGACCGCCTGATCGAAACCGCGTTGCGCTGTCCGACCGCCAATATCGAGATATCAGGACATACCGATACCGATGGCGACGAGGCGGCCAACCAGGAGCTGTCCGAGAAGCGTGCCCAGGCGGTCGCCGACCACCTGGTCAAGGCGGGATTGCCGGCCAACCGGTTCAGCGCGGTCGGCTATGGTTCGACGCAGCCGATTGCGGGTAACGATAACGACAAGGGCAAGGCGCAGAACCGCCGCATCGATTTCGTGGTGAAGTGA
- a CDS encoding GDCCVxC domain-containing (seleno)protein, whose translation MQLQATLTCPACGHQSTETMPTNACQFFYDCSGCGERLKPLPGDCCVFCSYGAVPCPPIQENGKSAAVAEATKVRMSSC comes from the coding sequence ATGCAGCTTCAAGCAACTCTGACTTGCCCCGCCTGCGGACATCAGTCCACCGAGACCATGCCAACGAACGCCTGCCAGTTCTTCTACGACTGCAGCGGCTGCGGGGAGAGGCTTAAGCCGCTTCCCGGCGATTGCTGCGTCTTCTGCTCCTACGGGGCCGTGCCGTGCCCGCCGATCCAAGAGAACGGTAAGAGCGCTGCTGTAGCTGAGGCGACCAAAGTTCGCATGTCTTCCTGCTAA
- a CDS encoding YnfA family protein, whose product MQTTVAYIGAAIAEIAGCFAFWGWLRLGKPAWWLIPGVLSLIVFAYLLTLVATEAAGRAYAAYGGIYIVSSLLWLWSVEGVRPDRWDMTGAAICLFGAAIILGGPRG is encoded by the coding sequence ATGCAGACGACTGTTGCCTATATTGGGGCCGCCATTGCTGAAATCGCGGGTTGCTTTGCCTTTTGGGGCTGGTTGCGGCTCGGCAAGCCGGCTTGGTGGCTGATCCCAGGTGTGCTTTCCCTGATCGTGTTCGCGTACCTGCTGACGCTGGTCGCAACAGAGGCCGCAGGCAGGGCGTACGCCGCGTATGGCGGCATTTACATCGTTTCATCGCTGCTTTGGCTGTGGAGCGTTGAGGGCGTCCGGCCGGATCGTTGGGATATGACGGGCGCTGCAATCTGTCTGTTTGGTGCGGCCATCATCTTGGGGGGACCGCGCGGTTGA
- the pstS gene encoding phosphate ABC transporter substrate-binding protein PstS → MNFMKAIVAAGLVAASTSAFAADITGAGATFPFPLYSKWADAYKKETGNGLNYQSIGSGAGIKQIVAKTVTFGASDMPLKPEQLEKDGMIQWPQAMGALVPVVNLEGIKPGELVFSGELLGDIYLGKIKKWDDPAIAKLNPKVKLPSDAITVVRRSDGSGTTFIWTDYLSKSNAEWKTKAGAGTAVEWPTGVGAKGNEGVAGNVSQTKNSIGYVEYAYAKQNKLTYGAMVNKAGKTVQPTIGAFQAAAANADWASAKNYFVILTDQPGEASWPITGATFILMHKDATDKAASQEAIKFFKWAFEKGDKMAEELDYIPMPDSVVKQIEKTWSSEIKS, encoded by the coding sequence ATGAATTTCATGAAAGCTATCGTCGCTGCAGGCCTCGTCGCCGCATCGACGTCGGCATTCGCTGCCGACATTACCGGCGCAGGCGCGACCTTCCCGTTCCCGCTCTATTCGAAGTGGGCTGACGCCTACAAGAAGGAGACCGGCAACGGCCTGAACTACCAGTCGATCGGCTCGGGCGCCGGCATCAAGCAGATCGTGGCCAAGACCGTGACCTTCGGCGCCAGCGACATGCCGCTCAAGCCGGAGCAGCTCGAGAAGGACGGCATGATTCAATGGCCGCAGGCGATGGGCGCGCTGGTGCCGGTCGTGAACCTCGAAGGCATCAAGCCGGGTGAGCTGGTGTTCTCCGGCGAGCTGCTCGGCGACATCTATCTCGGCAAGATCAAGAAGTGGGACGATCCCGCGATCGCCAAGCTCAATCCCAAGGTCAAGCTGCCCTCCGACGCGATTACGGTGGTGCGCCGTTCGGACGGCTCCGGCACCACGTTCATCTGGACCGACTATCTCTCGAAGTCCAATGCCGAGTGGAAGACGAAGGCCGGTGCCGGCACCGCGGTTGAGTGGCCGACGGGCGTTGGCGCCAAGGGTAACGAAGGCGTCGCCGGCAATGTCAGCCAGACCAAGAACTCGATCGGCTATGTCGAATACGCCTATGCCAAGCAGAACAAGCTGACCTACGGCGCAATGGTCAACAAGGCCGGCAAAACCGTCCAGCCGACGATTGGCGCATTCCAGGCCGCGGCCGCCAATGCCGATTGGGCCAGTGCCAAGAACTACTTCGTCATCCTGACCGACCAGCCGGGCGAAGCCTCGTGGCCGATCACGGGCGCGACCTTCATCCTGATGCACAAGGACGCGACCGACAAGGCGGCGTCCCAGGAAGCCATCAAGTTCTTCAAATGGGCGTTTGAGAAGGGCGACAAGATGGCCGAAGAGCTCGACTACATCCCGATGCCGGACTCGGTGGTCAAGCAGATCGAAAAGACCTGGAGCTCCGAGATCAAGAGCTGA
- a CDS encoding MerR family transcriptional regulator, protein MSKVKIGVLAKRTGTNVPTIRYYEEIGLLRPADRQAGGQRVYDDADVKRLTFIRRCRDFGFPIEQVRSLVGLVQDPQSSCMHARNMAEAHLATVRAKLAELKALERSIAAFVVNCNSSCAGGPGPDCVILDDLASGPCKSQISTM, encoded by the coding sequence ATGTCGAAAGTGAAGATTGGAGTCCTTGCAAAGCGGACGGGGACTAACGTGCCGACTATTCGTTACTACGAAGAGATTGGCTTGCTTCGCCCAGCGGACCGGCAGGCCGGCGGTCAGCGCGTATATGACGATGCTGACGTGAAACGGCTGACATTCATTCGCCGCTGCCGAGATTTTGGGTTCCCGATCGAACAAGTTCGTTCGCTCGTCGGGCTAGTGCAGGACCCGCAAAGTTCTTGCATGCATGCGCGCAATATGGCGGAAGCGCATCTCGCGACCGTGCGCGCGAAGCTGGCTGAGTTGAAGGCGCTTGAGCGCAGCATTGCTGCATTCGTTGTGAACTGCAATTCTTCCTGCGCTGGCGGGCCAGGACCCGACTGCGTGATCCTTGATGACCTCGCAAGCGGCCCCTGCAAATCGCAGATCTCCACCATGTAG
- the pstB gene encoding phosphate ABC transporter ATP-binding protein PstB, whose amino-acid sequence MTDLSVSVSNASGPVPQVVLPEAAPKVTARGLNFYYGENHALKNINLTLGTHRVTAFIGPSGCGKSTLLRIFNRMYDLYPGQKATGQLMLDQTNILDPKLDLNLLRARVGMVFQKPTPFPMTIYENIAFGIRLYEKISKSEMDGRVEKALRGGALWNEVKDKLNASGLSLSGGQQQRLCIARTVAVRPEVILFDEPCSALDPISTAKIEELIQELAEDYTIAIVTHNMQQAARVSDKTAFMYLGELIEFDDTNKIFTSPSDRRTQDYITGRFG is encoded by the coding sequence ATGACCGATCTCTCCGTATCCGTGAGTAACGCGAGCGGGCCCGTTCCGCAGGTGGTGCTGCCCGAGGCCGCGCCCAAGGTGACCGCCCGCGGCCTGAACTTTTACTATGGCGAGAATCATGCGCTGAAGAACATCAACCTGACGCTCGGCACCCACCGCGTCACCGCCTTCATCGGCCCGTCCGGCTGCGGCAAGTCCACGCTGCTGCGGATCTTCAACCGGATGTACGACCTCTATCCCGGCCAGAAGGCGACCGGCCAGCTGATGCTCGATCAGACCAACATCCTCGACCCCAAGCTCGACCTCAATCTGCTGCGGGCCCGCGTCGGCATGGTGTTCCAGAAGCCGACGCCGTTTCCGATGACGATCTACGAAAACATCGCCTTCGGCATCCGCCTCTATGAAAAGATATCGAAGTCGGAGATGGACGGCCGGGTCGAGAAGGCGCTGCGTGGCGGCGCGCTGTGGAACGAGGTCAAGGACAAGCTGAACGCCTCCGGCCTGTCGCTGTCCGGCGGCCAGCAGCAGCGGCTCTGCATCGCCCGCACGGTCGCGGTGCGGCCCGAAGTGATCCTGTTCGACGAGCCGTGCTCGGCGCTGGATCCGATCTCGACCGCCAAGATCGAGGAGCTGATCCAGGAGCTGGCGGAAGACTACACCATCGCCATCGTCACCCATAACATGCAGCAGGCGGCGCGCGTCTCCGACAAGACCGCCTTCATGTATCTCGGCGAGCTGATCGAATTCGACGACACCAACAAGATATTCACCTCGCCGAGCGATCGGCGTACCCAGGACTACATCACCGGCCGGTTCGGCTAG
- a CDS encoding ATP-binding protein produces the protein MAIDDSSSSSFFAPWPDRLRHSAIILLAAGLALCALVLLADLSPARAVAVFICIAAAALVPWRLHHAAASRDDVRAVSPVESAAVSAVVAGMPDPAVLLDRAGRVLHLNAAAAQLAPALRKNELAQFALRSPEIITALREAIATTEPRRTTYLDQVPVDRWMELIITPVPVPTLFGGTEKCMLMTFHDQTPLRRVEEMRADFVANASHELRTPLAALSGFIDTLQGPAKDDTKARERFLGIMHTQATRMARLIDDLLSLSRVELSAHVRPDACVDIVPIIRQVADGLEPLARERQVEIEIDLPTAQVAIAGDREELLRLFENLIENALKYGASGGRVIVSLIQATSGEGAPEIRIMVRDFGPGIAPEHLPRLTERFYRVDVGDSRAQGGTGLGLSLVKHILNRHRGRLLIESVPKNGAVFTACFPQAKPPSVH, from the coding sequence ATGGCGATCGACGATTCCAGCTCTTCCTCCTTCTTTGCACCGTGGCCGGACCGGTTGCGGCATTCGGCCATTATCCTGCTCGCCGCCGGCCTCGCGCTTTGCGCGCTCGTGCTGTTGGCCGATCTCTCGCCGGCGCGCGCCGTGGCCGTTTTCATCTGTATCGCCGCCGCAGCGCTGGTGCCGTGGCGGCTGCATCATGCGGCGGCCTCCCGTGACGACGTCCGCGCCGTCAGTCCGGTCGAGTCTGCAGCCGTCAGCGCCGTCGTTGCCGGCATGCCGGATCCGGCCGTGCTGCTCGACCGCGCCGGGCGCGTCCTCCATCTCAATGCGGCGGCTGCCCAACTCGCGCCCGCGCTGCGCAAGAACGAACTCGCGCAGTTCGCGCTACGCTCGCCGGAGATCATCACCGCGTTGCGCGAGGCGATCGCAACCACCGAACCGCGTCGGACGACCTATCTCGACCAGGTGCCGGTCGACCGCTGGATGGAATTGATCATCACGCCGGTGCCGGTGCCGACGCTGTTCGGCGGCACCGAGAAATGCATGCTGATGACCTTCCACGACCAGACGCCGCTGCGGCGGGTCGAGGAAATGCGCGCCGATTTCGTCGCCAATGCCAGCCACGAACTGCGGACGCCGCTCGCGGCGTTGTCCGGCTTCATCGATACGCTGCAGGGGCCGGCCAAGGACGACACCAAGGCACGCGAACGCTTCCTCGGCATCATGCATACGCAGGCGACGCGGATGGCGCGGCTGATCGACGATCTGCTGTCGCTGTCGCGGGTCGAATTATCGGCCCATGTCCGGCCCGACGCTTGCGTCGATATCGTGCCGATCATTCGCCAGGTCGCCGACGGGCTGGAGCCGCTCGCCCGGGAACGCCAGGTCGAAATCGAGATCGACCTGCCGACCGCACAGGTCGCGATCGCGGGCGATCGCGAGGAACTGCTGCGGCTGTTCGAGAACCTGATCGAGAACGCGCTCAAATACGGCGCGTCCGGCGGACGGGTGATCGTCTCCCTGATCCAGGCGACCTCGGGCGAGGGCGCGCCGGAAATCCGCATCATGGTCCGGGATTTCGGCCCCGGCATTGCTCCGGAACACCTGCCGCGGCTGACCGAGCGCTTCTACCGGGTCGATGTCGGCGATAGCCGCGCGCAGGGTGGAACCGGGCTCGGTTTATCCTTGGTGAAACATATTCTTAACCGCCATCGCGGCCGGCTCTTGATCGAAAGCGTGCCCAAAAACGGCGCCGTCTTTACTGCCTGTTTTCCCCAGGCCAAGCCGCCTTCAGTGCACTAG
- the pstC gene encoding phosphate ABC transporter permease subunit PstC: MAVESDVMDAAGPYDRAKALSAFKLGDVTFYWITRACAISVLLILGGIIISLIIGAWPAIREYGAAFLWTQRWAPSADPPVLGALGPVYGTLITSVIAMMIAIPVGLGIAVFLTEICPIWLRRPIGLAIELLAGIPSIIYGMWGFFVLGPFLANTFQPFMISVFDGVPVLGTIFAGPPSYLSLFNASLILAIMVLPFITAISVDVFKTVPPVLKEAAYGVGCTNWEVVRNVVIPYTRVGVIGGIMLALGRALGETMAVTFIIGNSFKIQSSIFAPGTTISAAIASEFAESDGLHQSGLILLGLLLFVLTFFVLAAARLMLMRLEKKAGN, encoded by the coding sequence ATGGCGGTTGAAAGCGACGTAATGGACGCTGCCGGACCTTACGATCGCGCAAAGGCTCTCAGCGCATTCAAGCTCGGCGACGTCACTTTCTACTGGATCACGCGCGCCTGCGCGATCTCGGTTCTCCTCATCCTCGGCGGCATCATCATTTCGCTGATCATCGGCGCTTGGCCGGCGATCCGGGAATACGGCGCGGCCTTCCTGTGGACGCAGCGCTGGGCGCCGTCGGCCGATCCGCCGGTGCTGGGTGCGCTCGGCCCGGTCTACGGCACGCTGATCACCTCCGTGATCGCGATGATGATCGCCATTCCGGTCGGCCTCGGCATCGCGGTGTTCCTCACCGAGATCTGCCCGATCTGGCTGCGCCGTCCGATCGGGCTTGCCATCGAACTGCTGGCCGGCATTCCCTCCATCATCTACGGCATGTGGGGCTTCTTCGTGCTGGGGCCGTTTCTGGCCAACACCTTCCAGCCGTTCATGATCAGCGTGTTCGACGGCGTTCCCGTGCTGGGGACGATCTTCGCCGGTCCGCCCTCCTATCTCAGCCTGTTCAACGCGTCATTGATTCTGGCGATCATGGTCTTGCCGTTCATCACCGCGATCTCGGTCGACGTCTTCAAGACGGTGCCGCCGGTGCTGAAGGAAGCCGCCTACGGCGTCGGCTGCACCAACTGGGAAGTCGTCCGCAACGTCGTCATCCCCTACACAAGGGTCGGGGTGATCGGCGGCATCATGCTGGCGCTTGGCCGCGCGCTCGGCGAGACCATGGCGGTGACCTTCATCATCGGCAATTCGTTCAAGATCCAGTCCTCGATTTTTGCACCGGGCACCACGATCTCGGCGGCGATCGCGTCCGAATTCGCCGAGAGCGACGGGCTGCATCAATCCGGCCTGATCCTGCTTGGCCTCTTGCTGTTCGTGCTGACGTTCTTCGTGCTCGCGGCCGCGCGGCTGATGTTGATGCGGCTGGAAAAGAAGGCGGGGAACTAG
- the pstA gene encoding phosphate ABC transporter permease PstA — MNPIYVSRRRNNVIIKFLCLGAALFGVTWLALILFTLFYNGLAGINFAVFTQDTPPPGSTDGGLRNAIIGSIMMTVIGVGIGAPLGLFAGTYLAEYGKHDKLTSVIRFINDILLSAPSIIIGLFIYGAVVVPMGGFSALAGCLALAVIVIPVVVRTTEDMLGLVPNPLREAASALGLPRSLVIRRIAYRAARAGLITGVLLATARVAGETAPLLFTALSNQFFSLDMTKTMANLPVTINNFVQSPYVYWKQLAWSGALLITLTVLALNIGARILGAERTSK; from the coding sequence ATGAACCCGATTTACGTATCCCGCCGCCGCAACAACGTCATCATCAAGTTCCTGTGCCTGGGAGCTGCGCTGTTCGGCGTGACCTGGCTCGCCTTGATCCTGTTCACGCTGTTCTACAACGGCCTCGCCGGCATCAATTTCGCAGTCTTTACCCAGGATACGCCGCCGCCGGGATCGACCGACGGCGGGCTGCGCAACGCCATCATCGGCTCGATCATGATGACCGTGATCGGGGTCGGCATCGGCGCGCCGCTCGGCCTGTTTGCCGGAACGTACCTGGCCGAATACGGCAAGCACGACAAGCTCACCTCGGTGATCCGCTTCATCAACGACATTCTGCTGAGCGCGCCCTCGATCATCATCGGCCTGTTCATCTACGGCGCCGTCGTGGTGCCGATGGGCGGCTTCTCGGCCCTCGCCGGCTGTCTGGCGCTGGCCGTGATCGTGATCCCGGTGGTGGTTCGCACCACTGAGGACATGCTGGGGCTGGTGCCCAACCCGCTGCGTGAGGCGGCGTCCGCGCTCGGCCTGCCGCGCTCGCTGGTGATCCGGCGGATCGCCTATCGCGCCGCCCGCGCCGGCCTGATCACCGGCGTGCTCTTGGCCACCGCCCGCGTCGCCGGTGAAACCGCGCCGCTGCTGTTCACCGCGCTCTCCAACCAGTTCTTCAGCCTCGACATGACCAAGACGATGGCGAACCTGCCCGTCACCATCAACAACTTCGTCCAGAGCCCCTATGTCTACTGGAAGCAGCTCGCCTGGAGCGGGGCGCTCTTGATCACGCTCACCGTACTTGCCCTGAATATTGGCGCGCGCATTCTTGGCGCCGAGAGGACATCCAAATGA
- a CDS encoding lysylphosphatidylglycerol synthase domain-containing protein, which yields MLEAIRRAISFLRQKQVLHKLGVLISITVIAVACYVLYHMLRGIDTHEVIDAIKGTAPRQIALAALFVAAGYFTLTFYDWFAVRAIGQGHIPYRVNALAAFTSYSIGHNVGASVFTGGAVRYRIYSAWGLNAIDVAKICFLAGLTFWLGNAAVLGLGIAYHPEAAASIDQLPVWLNRVAAFGIIIALIGYVAWVWVQPRGVGRGPWTVTLPGGPLTLLQIAIGIVDLGFCALAMYVLVPDEPNVGFIVVAVIFVSATLLGFASHSPGGLGVFDAAMLVGLWQMDREELLAGMLLFRLLYYIGPFVISVILLTLREIILGARSKRLRQLAAGAEPRHEAAVYVRERGDTGA from the coding sequence ATGCTGGAAGCAATACGCAGGGCGATCTCGTTTCTGCGCCAGAAGCAGGTCCTGCACAAGCTCGGGGTCTTGATCAGCATCACGGTCATTGCCGTTGCGTGCTACGTACTCTATCACATGCTCCGCGGCATCGACACCCATGAGGTGATCGACGCCATCAAGGGAACCGCGCCGCGCCAGATCGCGCTGGCGGCCCTGTTCGTGGCGGCGGGCTATTTCACGCTGACCTTCTATGACTGGTTCGCGGTCCGCGCGATCGGTCAGGGCCACATTCCCTACCGCGTCAACGCGCTGGCCGCCTTTACCTCCTATTCGATCGGACACAATGTCGGCGCCAGCGTCTTCACCGGCGGCGCGGTGCGCTACCGGATCTATTCGGCCTGGGGGCTGAACGCGATCGATGTCGCCAAGATCTGTTTCCTCGCCGGGCTGACCTTCTGGCTCGGCAATGCCGCCGTGCTGGGGCTGGGCATCGCCTATCACCCGGAAGCCGCCGCCTCGATCGATCAGCTCCCGGTCTGGCTCAACCGCGTCGCGGCGTTCGGCATCATCATTGCGCTGATCGGCTATGTGGCCTGGGTCTGGGTTCAGCCGCGCGGCGTCGGCCGCGGGCCGTGGACGGTCACGCTGCCAGGCGGGCCGCTGACGCTGCTGCAGATCGCCATCGGCATCGTCGATCTCGGCTTCTGTGCGCTGGCGATGTATGTGCTGGTGCCGGACGAGCCCAATGTGGGCTTTATCGTCGTGGCGGTGATCTTCGTCTCGGCCACGCTGCTGGGGTTCGCCAGCCATTCGCCGGGCGGGCTCGGCGTGTTCGATGCCGCCATGCTGGTCGGCCTCTGGCAGATGGATCGGGAGGAACTGCTCGCCGGCATGCTGCTGTTCCGCCTCCTCTATTATATTGGTCCTTTTGTCATATCTGTAATCTTGCTGACGCTTCGGGAGATTATCCTCGGCGCGCGATCGAAGCGCCTGCGCCAGTTGGCGGCCGGCGCCGAGCCGAGGCATGAGGCCGCTGTCTATGTGCGCGAGCGTGGAGACACGGGCGCCTGA